In Manis javanica isolate MJ-LG chromosome 9, MJ_LKY, whole genome shotgun sequence, one DNA window encodes the following:
- the CXXC1 gene encoding CXXC-type zinc finger protein 1 isoform X2 → MIGGTPQEGDGSDLEPPDAGEDSKSENGENAPIYCICRKPDINCFMIGCDNCNEWFHGDCIRITEKMAKAIREWYCRDCREKDPKLEIRYRHKKSRERDSSERDGSEPRDESGGRKRPAPDPDLQRRAGSGTGVGAMLARGSASPHKSSPQPLVATSSQHHQQQQQIKRSARMCGECEACRRTEDCGHCDFCRDMKKFGGPNKIRQKCRLRQCQLRARESYKYFPSSLSPVTPSESLPRPRRPLPTQQQPQPSQKLGRIRDDEGAVASSAVKEPPEAMATPEPLSDEDLPLDPDLYQDFCAGAFDDHGLPWMSDTEESPFLDPALRKRAVKVKHVKRREKKSEKKEERYKRHRQKQKHKDKWKHPERADAKDPASLPQCLGPGCVRPAQPGSKYCSDDCGMKLAANRIYEILPQRIQQWQQSPCIAEEHGKKLLERIRREQQSARTRLQEMERRFHELEAIILRAKQQAVREDEESNEGDSDDTDLQIFCVSCGHPINPRVALRHMERCYAKYESQTSFGSMYPTRIEGATRLFCDVYNPQSKTYCKRLQVLCPEHSRDPKVPADEVCGCPLVRDVFELTGDFCRLPKRQCNRHYCWEKLRRAEVDLERVRVWYKLDELFEQERNVRTAMTNRAGLLALMLHQTIQHDPLTTDLRSSADR, encoded by the exons ATGATCGGGGGGACTCCACAGGAGGGGGATGGTTCAGACCTGGAGCCTCCAGATGCTGGGGAGGACAGCAAGTCGGAGAATGGGGAGAATGCACCCATCTACTGCATCTGCCGAAAGCCGGACATCAACTGCTTCATGAT CGGGTGTGACAACTGCAATGAGTGGTTCCATGGGGACTGCATCCGGATCACTGAGAAGATGGCCAAGGCCATCCGAGAGTGGTACTGTCGGGATTGtcgag AGAAAGACCCAAAGCTGGAGATCCGCTATCGGCACAAGAAGTCACGAGAGCGGGACAGCAGTGAGCGAGATGGCAGTGAACCCCGGGATGAGAGTGGAGGGCGCAAGCGACCGGCCCCGGATCCGGACCTGCAGCGCCGGGCAGGGTCAGGGACAGGGGTTGGGGCCATGCTTGCTCGGGGCTCTGCTTCACCCCACAAATCCTCTCCACAGCCCTTGGTGGCCACATCCAGCCAG CatcaccagcagcagcagcagatcAAACGGTCGGCCCGCATGTGTGGTGAGTGTGAGGCCTGCCGACGCACTGAGGACTGTGGCCACTGTGACTTCTGCCGGGACATGAAGAAATTTGGGGGTCCCAACAAGATCCGGCAGAAGTGCCGGCTACGCCAGTGCCAGCTTCGGGCTCGG GAATCGTACAAGTACTTCCCTTCCTCG CTCTCGCCAGTGACGCCCTCAGAGTCCCTGCCAAGGCCTCGCAGGCCACTGCCCACCCAGCAGCAGCCACAGCCATCACAGAAGCTGGGGCGCATCCGTGACGACGAGGGGGCAGTGGCATCTTCAGCAGTCAAGGAGCCACCTGAGGCTATGGCCACACCTGAGCCACTCTCAGATGAGGACCTACCACTGGACCCTGACCTGTACCAGGACTTCTGTGCGGGGGCTTTTGATGACCATGGCCTG CCCTGGATGAGTGACACAGAGGAGTCCCCATTTCTGGACCCTGCACTGCGAAAGAGGGCAGTGAAAGTGAAACATGTGAAACGTCGGGAGAAGAAGTCTGAGAAGAAG GAGGAGAGATACAAACGGCATCGGCAGAAGCAGAAGCACAAGGACAAGTGGAAACACCCGGAGCGCGCTGATGCCAAGGACCCTGCATCACTACCACAGTGCCTGGGGCCTGGCTGTGTGCGCCCTGCCCAGCCCGGCTCCAAGTATTGCTCAGATGACTGTGGCATGAAACTGGCAGCCAA TCGCATCTACGAGATCCTCCCCCAGCGCATCCAGCAGTGGCAGCAGAGCCCCTGCATTGCTGAGGAGCATGGCAAGAAGCTGCTTGAACGCATCCGCCGTGAGCAGCAGAGTGCCCGCACCCGCCTTCAGGAGATGGAGCGCCGATTTCATGAGCTGGAGGCCATCATTCTGCGTGCCAAGCAGCAGGCTGTGCGCGAGGATGAAGAA AGCAATGAGGGTGACAGTGATGACACGGACCTGCAGATTTTCTGTGTCTCCTGTGGGCACCCCATCAACCCACGTGTTGCCTTACGCCACATGGAGCGCTGCTATGCCAAG TATGAGAGCCAGACGTCCTTTGGGTCCATGTACCCCACACGCATTGAAGG GGCCACACGACTTTTCTGTGATGTCTACAATCCTCAGAGCAAGACATACTGTAAACGGCTCCAGGTGCTGTGCCCTGAGCACTCACGGGACCCCAAA GTGCCAGCTGATGAGGTATGTGGGTGCCCCCTTGTACGTGATGTCTTTGAGCTCACAGGTGACTTCTGCCGCCTGCCCAAGCGCCAGTGTAACCGCCATTACTGCTGGGAGAAGTTGAGGCGTGCTGAAGTGGACTTGGAGCGTGTGCGCGTG TGGTACAAGTTGGATGAGCTGTTTGAGCAGGAGCGCAATGTACGCACAGCCATGACAAACCGGGCAGGATTACTGGCCCTGATGCTGCACCAGACAATCCAGCACGATCCACTCACAACAGACCTGCGCTCCAGTGCTGACCGTTGA
- the CXXC1 gene encoding CXXC-type zinc finger protein 1 isoform X1, with product MIGGTPQEGDGSDLEPPDAGEDSKSENGENAPIYCICRKPDINCFMIGCDNCNEWFHGDCIRITEKMAKAIREWYCRDCREKDPKLEIRYRHKKSRERDSSERDGSEPRDESGGRKRPAPDPDLQRRAGSGTGVGAMLARGSASPHKSSPQPLVATSSQHHQQQQQIKRSARMCGECEACRRTEDCGHCDFCRDMKKFGGPNKIRQKCRLRQCQLRARESYKYFPSSLSPVTPSESLPRPRRPLPTQQQPQPSQKLGRIRDDEGAVASSAVKEPPEAMATPEPLSDEDLPLDPDLYQDFCAGAFDDHGLPWMSDTEESPFLDPALRKRAVKVKHVKRREKKSEKKKEERYKRHRQKQKHKDKWKHPERADAKDPASLPQCLGPGCVRPAQPGSKYCSDDCGMKLAANRIYEILPQRIQQWQQSPCIAEEHGKKLLERIRREQQSARTRLQEMERRFHELEAIILRAKQQAVREDEESNEGDSDDTDLQIFCVSCGHPINPRVALRHMERCYAKYESQTSFGSMYPTRIEGATRLFCDVYNPQSKTYCKRLQVLCPEHSRDPKVPADEVCGCPLVRDVFELTGDFCRLPKRQCNRHYCWEKLRRAEVDLERVRVWYKLDELFEQERNVRTAMTNRAGLLALMLHQTIQHDPLTTDLRSSADR from the exons ATGATCGGGGGGACTCCACAGGAGGGGGATGGTTCAGACCTGGAGCCTCCAGATGCTGGGGAGGACAGCAAGTCGGAGAATGGGGAGAATGCACCCATCTACTGCATCTGCCGAAAGCCGGACATCAACTGCTTCATGAT CGGGTGTGACAACTGCAATGAGTGGTTCCATGGGGACTGCATCCGGATCACTGAGAAGATGGCCAAGGCCATCCGAGAGTGGTACTGTCGGGATTGtcgag AGAAAGACCCAAAGCTGGAGATCCGCTATCGGCACAAGAAGTCACGAGAGCGGGACAGCAGTGAGCGAGATGGCAGTGAACCCCGGGATGAGAGTGGAGGGCGCAAGCGACCGGCCCCGGATCCGGACCTGCAGCGCCGGGCAGGGTCAGGGACAGGGGTTGGGGCCATGCTTGCTCGGGGCTCTGCTTCACCCCACAAATCCTCTCCACAGCCCTTGGTGGCCACATCCAGCCAG CatcaccagcagcagcagcagatcAAACGGTCGGCCCGCATGTGTGGTGAGTGTGAGGCCTGCCGACGCACTGAGGACTGTGGCCACTGTGACTTCTGCCGGGACATGAAGAAATTTGGGGGTCCCAACAAGATCCGGCAGAAGTGCCGGCTACGCCAGTGCCAGCTTCGGGCTCGG GAATCGTACAAGTACTTCCCTTCCTCG CTCTCGCCAGTGACGCCCTCAGAGTCCCTGCCAAGGCCTCGCAGGCCACTGCCCACCCAGCAGCAGCCACAGCCATCACAGAAGCTGGGGCGCATCCGTGACGACGAGGGGGCAGTGGCATCTTCAGCAGTCAAGGAGCCACCTGAGGCTATGGCCACACCTGAGCCACTCTCAGATGAGGACCTACCACTGGACCCTGACCTGTACCAGGACTTCTGTGCGGGGGCTTTTGATGACCATGGCCTG CCCTGGATGAGTGACACAGAGGAGTCCCCATTTCTGGACCCTGCACTGCGAAAGAGGGCAGTGAAAGTGAAACATGTGAAACGTCGGGAGAAGAAGTCTGAGAAGAAG AAGGAGGAGAGATACAAACGGCATCGGCAGAAGCAGAAGCACAAGGACAAGTGGAAACACCCGGAGCGCGCTGATGCCAAGGACCCTGCATCACTACCACAGTGCCTGGGGCCTGGCTGTGTGCGCCCTGCCCAGCCCGGCTCCAAGTATTGCTCAGATGACTGTGGCATGAAACTGGCAGCCAA TCGCATCTACGAGATCCTCCCCCAGCGCATCCAGCAGTGGCAGCAGAGCCCCTGCATTGCTGAGGAGCATGGCAAGAAGCTGCTTGAACGCATCCGCCGTGAGCAGCAGAGTGCCCGCACCCGCCTTCAGGAGATGGAGCGCCGATTTCATGAGCTGGAGGCCATCATTCTGCGTGCCAAGCAGCAGGCTGTGCGCGAGGATGAAGAA AGCAATGAGGGTGACAGTGATGACACGGACCTGCAGATTTTCTGTGTCTCCTGTGGGCACCCCATCAACCCACGTGTTGCCTTACGCCACATGGAGCGCTGCTATGCCAAG TATGAGAGCCAGACGTCCTTTGGGTCCATGTACCCCACACGCATTGAAGG GGCCACACGACTTTTCTGTGATGTCTACAATCCTCAGAGCAAGACATACTGTAAACGGCTCCAGGTGCTGTGCCCTGAGCACTCACGGGACCCCAAA GTGCCAGCTGATGAGGTATGTGGGTGCCCCCTTGTACGTGATGTCTTTGAGCTCACAGGTGACTTCTGCCGCCTGCCCAAGCGCCAGTGTAACCGCCATTACTGCTGGGAGAAGTTGAGGCGTGCTGAAGTGGACTTGGAGCGTGTGCGCGTG TGGTACAAGTTGGATGAGCTGTTTGAGCAGGAGCGCAATGTACGCACAGCCATGACAAACCGGGCAGGATTACTGGCCCTGATGCTGCACCAGACAATCCAGCACGATCCACTCACAACAGACCTGCGCTCCAGTGCTGACCGTTGA
- the CXXC1 gene encoding CXXC-type zinc finger protein 1 isoform X4 has protein sequence MIGGTPQEGDGSDLEPPDAGEDSKSENGENAPIYCICRKPDINCFMIGCDNCNEWFHGDCIRITEKMAKAIREWYCRDCREKDPKLEIRYRHKKSRERDSSERDGSEPRDESGGRKRPAPDPDLQRRAGSGTGVGAMLARGSASPHKSSPQPLVATSSQHHQQQQQIKRSARMCGECEACRRTEDCGHCDFCRDMKKFGGPNKIRQKCRLRQCQLRARLSPVTPSESLPRPRRPLPTQQQPQPSQKLGRIRDDEGAVASSAVKEPPEAMATPEPLSDEDLPLDPDLYQDFCAGAFDDHGLPWMSDTEESPFLDPALRKRAVKVKHVKRREKKSEKKKEERYKRHRQKQKHKDKWKHPERADAKDPASLPQCLGPGCVRPAQPGSKYCSDDCGMKLAANRIYEILPQRIQQWQQSPCIAEEHGKKLLERIRREQQSARTRLQEMERRFHELEAIILRAKQQAVREDEESNEGDSDDTDLQIFCVSCGHPINPRVALRHMERCYAKYESQTSFGSMYPTRIEGATRLFCDVYNPQSKTYCKRLQVLCPEHSRDPKVPADEVCGCPLVRDVFELTGDFCRLPKRQCNRHYCWEKLRRAEVDLERVRVWYKLDELFEQERNVRTAMTNRAGLLALMLHQTIQHDPLTTDLRSSADR, from the exons ATGATCGGGGGGACTCCACAGGAGGGGGATGGTTCAGACCTGGAGCCTCCAGATGCTGGGGAGGACAGCAAGTCGGAGAATGGGGAGAATGCACCCATCTACTGCATCTGCCGAAAGCCGGACATCAACTGCTTCATGAT CGGGTGTGACAACTGCAATGAGTGGTTCCATGGGGACTGCATCCGGATCACTGAGAAGATGGCCAAGGCCATCCGAGAGTGGTACTGTCGGGATTGtcgag AGAAAGACCCAAAGCTGGAGATCCGCTATCGGCACAAGAAGTCACGAGAGCGGGACAGCAGTGAGCGAGATGGCAGTGAACCCCGGGATGAGAGTGGAGGGCGCAAGCGACCGGCCCCGGATCCGGACCTGCAGCGCCGGGCAGGGTCAGGGACAGGGGTTGGGGCCATGCTTGCTCGGGGCTCTGCTTCACCCCACAAATCCTCTCCACAGCCCTTGGTGGCCACATCCAGCCAG CatcaccagcagcagcagcagatcAAACGGTCGGCCCGCATGTGTGGTGAGTGTGAGGCCTGCCGACGCACTGAGGACTGTGGCCACTGTGACTTCTGCCGGGACATGAAGAAATTTGGGGGTCCCAACAAGATCCGGCAGAAGTGCCGGCTACGCCAGTGCCAGCTTCGGGCTCGG CTCTCGCCAGTGACGCCCTCAGAGTCCCTGCCAAGGCCTCGCAGGCCACTGCCCACCCAGCAGCAGCCACAGCCATCACAGAAGCTGGGGCGCATCCGTGACGACGAGGGGGCAGTGGCATCTTCAGCAGTCAAGGAGCCACCTGAGGCTATGGCCACACCTGAGCCACTCTCAGATGAGGACCTACCACTGGACCCTGACCTGTACCAGGACTTCTGTGCGGGGGCTTTTGATGACCATGGCCTG CCCTGGATGAGTGACACAGAGGAGTCCCCATTTCTGGACCCTGCACTGCGAAAGAGGGCAGTGAAAGTGAAACATGTGAAACGTCGGGAGAAGAAGTCTGAGAAGAAG AAGGAGGAGAGATACAAACGGCATCGGCAGAAGCAGAAGCACAAGGACAAGTGGAAACACCCGGAGCGCGCTGATGCCAAGGACCCTGCATCACTACCACAGTGCCTGGGGCCTGGCTGTGTGCGCCCTGCCCAGCCCGGCTCCAAGTATTGCTCAGATGACTGTGGCATGAAACTGGCAGCCAA TCGCATCTACGAGATCCTCCCCCAGCGCATCCAGCAGTGGCAGCAGAGCCCCTGCATTGCTGAGGAGCATGGCAAGAAGCTGCTTGAACGCATCCGCCGTGAGCAGCAGAGTGCCCGCACCCGCCTTCAGGAGATGGAGCGCCGATTTCATGAGCTGGAGGCCATCATTCTGCGTGCCAAGCAGCAGGCTGTGCGCGAGGATGAAGAA AGCAATGAGGGTGACAGTGATGACACGGACCTGCAGATTTTCTGTGTCTCCTGTGGGCACCCCATCAACCCACGTGTTGCCTTACGCCACATGGAGCGCTGCTATGCCAAG TATGAGAGCCAGACGTCCTTTGGGTCCATGTACCCCACACGCATTGAAGG GGCCACACGACTTTTCTGTGATGTCTACAATCCTCAGAGCAAGACATACTGTAAACGGCTCCAGGTGCTGTGCCCTGAGCACTCACGGGACCCCAAA GTGCCAGCTGATGAGGTATGTGGGTGCCCCCTTGTACGTGATGTCTTTGAGCTCACAGGTGACTTCTGCCGCCTGCCCAAGCGCCAGTGTAACCGCCATTACTGCTGGGAGAAGTTGAGGCGTGCTGAAGTGGACTTGGAGCGTGTGCGCGTG TGGTACAAGTTGGATGAGCTGTTTGAGCAGGAGCGCAATGTACGCACAGCCATGACAAACCGGGCAGGATTACTGGCCCTGATGCTGCACCAGACAATCCAGCACGATCCACTCACAACAGACCTGCGCTCCAGTGCTGACCGTTGA
- the CXXC1 gene encoding CXXC-type zinc finger protein 1 isoform X3, which yields MEGDGSDLEPPDAGEDSKSENGENAPIYCICRKPDINCFMIGCDNCNEWFHGDCIRITEKMAKAIREWYCRDCREKDPKLEIRYRHKKSRERDSSERDGSEPRDESGGRKRPAPDPDLQRRAGSGTGVGAMLARGSASPHKSSPQPLVATSSQHHQQQQQIKRSARMCGECEACRRTEDCGHCDFCRDMKKFGGPNKIRQKCRLRQCQLRARESYKYFPSSLSPVTPSESLPRPRRPLPTQQQPQPSQKLGRIRDDEGAVASSAVKEPPEAMATPEPLSDEDLPLDPDLYQDFCAGAFDDHGLPWMSDTEESPFLDPALRKRAVKVKHVKRREKKSEKKKEERYKRHRQKQKHKDKWKHPERADAKDPASLPQCLGPGCVRPAQPGSKYCSDDCGMKLAANRIYEILPQRIQQWQQSPCIAEEHGKKLLERIRREQQSARTRLQEMERRFHELEAIILRAKQQAVREDEESNEGDSDDTDLQIFCVSCGHPINPRVALRHMERCYAKYESQTSFGSMYPTRIEGATRLFCDVYNPQSKTYCKRLQVLCPEHSRDPKVPADEVCGCPLVRDVFELTGDFCRLPKRQCNRHYCWEKLRRAEVDLERVRVWYKLDELFEQERNVRTAMTNRAGLLALMLHQTIQHDPLTTDLRSSADR from the exons ATG GAGGGGGATGGTTCAGACCTGGAGCCTCCAGATGCTGGGGAGGACAGCAAGTCGGAGAATGGGGAGAATGCACCCATCTACTGCATCTGCCGAAAGCCGGACATCAACTGCTTCATGAT CGGGTGTGACAACTGCAATGAGTGGTTCCATGGGGACTGCATCCGGATCACTGAGAAGATGGCCAAGGCCATCCGAGAGTGGTACTGTCGGGATTGtcgag AGAAAGACCCAAAGCTGGAGATCCGCTATCGGCACAAGAAGTCACGAGAGCGGGACAGCAGTGAGCGAGATGGCAGTGAACCCCGGGATGAGAGTGGAGGGCGCAAGCGACCGGCCCCGGATCCGGACCTGCAGCGCCGGGCAGGGTCAGGGACAGGGGTTGGGGCCATGCTTGCTCGGGGCTCTGCTTCACCCCACAAATCCTCTCCACAGCCCTTGGTGGCCACATCCAGCCAG CatcaccagcagcagcagcagatcAAACGGTCGGCCCGCATGTGTGGTGAGTGTGAGGCCTGCCGACGCACTGAGGACTGTGGCCACTGTGACTTCTGCCGGGACATGAAGAAATTTGGGGGTCCCAACAAGATCCGGCAGAAGTGCCGGCTACGCCAGTGCCAGCTTCGGGCTCGG GAATCGTACAAGTACTTCCCTTCCTCG CTCTCGCCAGTGACGCCCTCAGAGTCCCTGCCAAGGCCTCGCAGGCCACTGCCCACCCAGCAGCAGCCACAGCCATCACAGAAGCTGGGGCGCATCCGTGACGACGAGGGGGCAGTGGCATCTTCAGCAGTCAAGGAGCCACCTGAGGCTATGGCCACACCTGAGCCACTCTCAGATGAGGACCTACCACTGGACCCTGACCTGTACCAGGACTTCTGTGCGGGGGCTTTTGATGACCATGGCCTG CCCTGGATGAGTGACACAGAGGAGTCCCCATTTCTGGACCCTGCACTGCGAAAGAGGGCAGTGAAAGTGAAACATGTGAAACGTCGGGAGAAGAAGTCTGAGAAGAAG AAGGAGGAGAGATACAAACGGCATCGGCAGAAGCAGAAGCACAAGGACAAGTGGAAACACCCGGAGCGCGCTGATGCCAAGGACCCTGCATCACTACCACAGTGCCTGGGGCCTGGCTGTGTGCGCCCTGCCCAGCCCGGCTCCAAGTATTGCTCAGATGACTGTGGCATGAAACTGGCAGCCAA TCGCATCTACGAGATCCTCCCCCAGCGCATCCAGCAGTGGCAGCAGAGCCCCTGCATTGCTGAGGAGCATGGCAAGAAGCTGCTTGAACGCATCCGCCGTGAGCAGCAGAGTGCCCGCACCCGCCTTCAGGAGATGGAGCGCCGATTTCATGAGCTGGAGGCCATCATTCTGCGTGCCAAGCAGCAGGCTGTGCGCGAGGATGAAGAA AGCAATGAGGGTGACAGTGATGACACGGACCTGCAGATTTTCTGTGTCTCCTGTGGGCACCCCATCAACCCACGTGTTGCCTTACGCCACATGGAGCGCTGCTATGCCAAG TATGAGAGCCAGACGTCCTTTGGGTCCATGTACCCCACACGCATTGAAGG GGCCACACGACTTTTCTGTGATGTCTACAATCCTCAGAGCAAGACATACTGTAAACGGCTCCAGGTGCTGTGCCCTGAGCACTCACGGGACCCCAAA GTGCCAGCTGATGAGGTATGTGGGTGCCCCCTTGTACGTGATGTCTTTGAGCTCACAGGTGACTTCTGCCGCCTGCCCAAGCGCCAGTGTAACCGCCATTACTGCTGGGAGAAGTTGAGGCGTGCTGAAGTGGACTTGGAGCGTGTGCGCGTG TGGTACAAGTTGGATGAGCTGTTTGAGCAGGAGCGCAATGTACGCACAGCCATGACAAACCGGGCAGGATTACTGGCCCTGATGCTGCACCAGACAATCCAGCACGATCCACTCACAACAGACCTGCGCTCCAGTGCTGACCGTTGA